In the Wyeomyia smithii strain HCP4-BCI-WySm-NY-G18 chromosome 2, ASM2978416v1, whole genome shotgun sequence genome, one interval contains:
- the LOC129725513 gene encoding multidrug resistance protein homolog 49-like — MTNENNLQCNGSQQQPANLKNGISSDTSYPKNKSSKNILNVKFTKAQKKAVGISTNSSPVAYFKLFRFATWGEIGVTIVGIILASVASLGLPYGVILYGEFTTLLVDRTMRVGKSTDTSILSLFGGGAILVNASLEENQAAILEDAKAYGLGAFTVSAVQFLSCALSIDMINRSANRQISRIRKLFLKAVLRQDMTWYDLNSDDSFAVRITDDLDKLREGIGEKLSIFTYLAMSFVISGIISFFYGWKLTLVMLSCTPIIILSVAVVANMQSTLTEKELKAYSSAGAVAEEVLSSIRTVVAFGGERKELDRYKSRLTFAEENGRKKGLFSGIGGGIMWFIVYSCYALAFWYGISLILEDRGKDTKEYTPAVLMIVLFGVLAGAYNLGLSSPHLEAFSAAKGSAASIFSVIDRIPAIDSLGDCGLRPTTCTGNIKFTDVQFQYPSRSDVQVLQGFDLTVEAGKTVALVGPSGCGKSTCLQLIQRLYDPMDGYVTIDGVKISELNINWLRSCIGVVGQEPVLFGTSIAENIRYGNPAASQSDIEAAAKIANCHSFITKLPDGYNTVIGERGAQVSGGQKQRIAIARALVRNPKILLLDEATSALDPSSEKRVQDALEKASRGRTTLVVSHRLSTITNADKIVFIDKGVVAEQGTHEQLMAKRGLYYNLVIASGDLQQDDERNAPEEKKPNLVRLKSTCSNEDDNSDDEADVIKSAEAIKEDNESAYPVSVMRLLKLNAAEWPYILFGCVAAVVVGASCPLFAVLFGEMYGILSVADPEYVKAEGNFYSILFLVLGVTTGIGTFFQTFLFNIAGARLTTRLRQKSFKAIISQEMAWFDESNNAVGALCARLSGDCSSVQGATGTRVGSLLQSGAAICIGIGISFYYSWNLTLVSTIAILISIIAIMLESRFVEPSALKEKQRLESAIKLASEAISNIRTVASLCQEPYILERYDKEIAKVDIACKKKTRLRGTVFAIGQVMPFLCYGLSLSYGGKLVSDGDVLYKDVIKVSEALIFAAWMLSQALAYAPNVSSAMLSAGRLMKLLDRIPNIYISSSSSRPLSQNLEGNIEYSNVEFRYPTRPTAPILQGLSMQIKKGTTIALVGPSGCGKSTCIQMLLRYYDPDNGKVDVDGISTIDFQLSRIRAQLGLVSQEPVLFDRTIAENIAYGDNSRDIPMSEIINAAKMANIHEFIVNLPKGYETSLGSKGAQLSGGQKQRVAIARALIRNPRVLLLDEATSALDNQSEKIVQNALDQARQGRTCIIIAHRLTTIQNADVICVIQNGVIVESGTHEELMLLNRIYAKLYTKN; from the exons ATGACAAACGAAAATAATCTCCAATGCAATGGATCACAACAACAACCGGCGAATCTCAAAAACGGCATCAGCAGTGACACGTCATATCCCAAAAATAAAAGTTCTAAGAATATTCTCAACGTCAAATTCACTAAAGCACAGAAGAAAGCTGTCGGTATCTCTACCAACAGCAGTCCAGTTGCGTACTTTAAATTG TTCCGATTTGCAACGTGGGGAGAGATAGGTGTAACTATTGTCGGAATAATATTGGCATCGGTTGCGTCACTCGGATTGCCTTATGGTGTCATTTTGTACGGAGAGTTTACGACGCTGCTGGTAGATCGAACCATGAGAGTGGGAAAATCTACCGACACCTCCATTCTGTCATTGTTTGGTGGAGGAGCAATACT AGTCAACGCCAGCCTAGAGGAGAACCAAGCGGCAATACTGGAGGATGCTAAGGCGTACGGTTTGGGTGCATTTACTGTATCGGCAGTGCAGTTCCTATCTTGTGCACTCAGTATTGATATGATCAATCGGTCGGCTAACCGGCAAATCAGTCGAATTAGGAAGTTGTTTCTCAAAGCCGTCCTGCGACAAGACATGACCTGGTACGATTTGAACAGCGATGACAGTTTCGCGGTTCGGATTACGGA cGATTTAGATAAACTTAGGGAAGGCATTGGAGAAAAGCTTTCAATTTTTACGTATTTAGCAATGTCTTTCGTCATATCTGGGATAATTTCATTCTTTTATGGGTGGAAACTGACTCTAGTGATGTTGAGCTGCACACCCATTATTATTCTATCAGTTGCTGTTGTAGCTAAT ATGCAAAGTACATTGACCGAAAAAGAATTGAAGGCATATTCGTCGGCGGGTGCCGTTGCTGAAGAAGTGCTTAGTAGTATTCGCACAGTGGTTGCTTTCGGGGGTGAACGAAAGGAATTAGACCGATACAAAAGTCGTCTTACATTTGCAGAGGAAAATGGGCGGAAAAAGGGGCTTTTCTCTGGCATAGGGGGAGGAATTATGTGGTTCATCGTGTACAGTTGTTACGCCCTTGCGTTTTGGTACGGCATCAGTTTAATTTTGGAAGACCGTGGAAAGGATACGAAAGAATACACACCGGCTGTACTGATGATTGTTTTATTCGGTGTACTAGCCGGTGCCTATAACCTCGGACTATCATCTCCTCATCTAGAAGCTTTCTCTGCGGCGAAAGGGTCTGCAGCATCCATATTCTCCGTTATTGATAGAATACCGGCTATAGATTCGTTAGGTGATTGCGGTCTACGGCCTACGACTTGTACTGGAAATATCAAATTTACCGATGTGCAATTTCAATATCCATCACGAAGCGATGTTCAAGTATTACAAGGTTTTGACTTGACTGTAGAGGCTGGAAAGACTGTTGCTTTGGTTGGTCCATCAGGATGTGGAAAGTCTACCTGTCTGCAACTAATCCAAAGACTCTATGATCCCATGGAT GGATATGTGACCATTGATGGAGTTAAGATTAGTGAACTAAATATTAATTGGCTACGCTCCTGTATCGGAGTTGTTGGACAGGAACCAGTTCTTTTTGGCACCAGTATAGCGGAAAATATCCGTTACGGTAATCCGGCTGCAAGCCAAAGTGATATTGAGGCAGCTGCTAAAATAGCAAATTGccatagtttcattactaaactaCCTGACGGTTACAATACGGTGATTGGAGAGCGAGGCGCTCAAGTATCTGGTGGTCAAAAACAAAGAATCGCTATAGCTCGGGCCTTGGTTCGTAATCCAAAGATACTGCTTCTGGATGAAGCAACCTCCGCACTTGACCCAAGCTCAGAAAAACGTGTTCAGGATGCTCTAGAAAAGGCCAGTCGTGGTCGTACAACTCTAGTGGTGTCTCATCGACTGTCGACAATCACCAACGCCGATAAGATCGTGTTTATTGACAAGGGTGTAGTAGCTGAGCAGGGGACGCATGAACAGCTCATGGCTAAACGGGGCCTGTATTATAACTTGGTAATCGCCAGTGGAGACTTGCAGCAGGATGACGAGAGAAATGCACCTGAAGAGAAAAAACCAAATTTGGTGAGATTAAAGAGCACATGTTCTAATGAAGACGACAACTCAGATGATGAAGCTGATGTTATCAAATCGGCAGAAGCGATTAAAGAAGATAATGAAAGCGCGTATCCGGTGTCCGTAATGCGACTACTGAAACTAAATGCTGCCGAATGGCCGTATATCCTATTTGGATGTGTTGCTGCAGTAGTTGTGGGAGCTTCATGTCCACTTTTTGCAGTTCTATTCGGAGAAATGTATGGA ATCTTATCGGTTGCCGATCCAGAGTATGTGAAAGCGGAAGGTAATTTTTATTCGATACTTTTCTTGGTGCTAGGTGTGACCACCGGAATTGGTACTTTCTTCCAAACTTTTCTGTTTAACATTGCTGGTGCACGTTTGACAACACGCCTCAGGCAAAAGTCTTTTAAGGCTATAATCAGTCAGGAAATGGCATGGTTTGATGAATCAAATAACGCCGTCGGGGCTCTTTGTGCGCGTCTTTCCGGTGACTGCTCTAGTGTTCAGGGTGCCACGGGAACCAGAGTTGGATCCCTTCTGCAGTCCGGTGCTGCGATTTGCATTGGTATAGgaatttctttttattattcttGGAACTTAACACTGGTTTCGACAATTGCTATTTTGATATCTATTATTGCGATCATGCTAGAATCGCGTTTTGTAGAACCAAGCGCATTGAAGGAGAAGCAGCGTCTCGAAAGTGCCATAAAGCTAGCATCTGAAGCCATATCCAATATTCGTACGGTAGCCAGTTTATGTCAGGAGCCCTACATACTCGAACGGTATGATAAAGAAATCGCTAAAGTTGACATCGCTTGCAAGAAAAAAACGAGACTTCGTGGAACGGTTTTTGCCATCGGTCAGGTCATGCCTTTTCTATGTTACGGACTTTCACTATCGTACGGTGGAAAGTTGGTATCAGATGGAGACGTTTTATATAAAGATGTGATAAA AGTTTCTGAAGCTCTTATTTTTGCTGCGTGGATGTTGAGTCAAGCGTTAGCTTATGCGCCCAATGTTAGCTCGGCCATGCTCTCGGCTGGTCGTTTAATGAAGCTTCTGGATCGTATCCCGAACATATATATATCCTCGAGTTCCTCTCGTCCACTAAGTCAG AATCTCGAAGGAAACATTGAATACTCTAACGTTGAGTTCCGGTATCCTACAAGACCTACGGCTCCTATTCTACAAGGGCTCAGTATGCAGATAAAAAAAGGAACTACAATTGCCCTAGTCGGACCTTCCGGCTGTGGTAAATCAACCTGTATTCAAATGTTACTTCGTTATTATGATCCAGATAACGGCAAAGTG GATGTCGATGGAATCTCCACGATAGATTTTCAGTTAAGCCGCATTCGGGCTCAGTTGGGTCTCGTATCACAGGAACCAGTCTTGTTCGATCGAACCATAGCAGAAAACATTGCCTACGGCGACAACAGCCGTGATATCCCTATGTCGGAGATCATCAACGCCGCCAAAATGGCTAACATCCACGAGTTCATTGTGAATCTTCCGAAAGGCTACGAAACTAGTTTGGGCTCAAAGGGAGCCCAACTATCCGGTGGTCAGAAGCAGCGTGTCGCCATTGCGCGAGCGTTAATTCGTAACCCACGCGTTCTGTTGCTAGACGAGGCAACGTCGGCTCTGGATAATCAGAGTGAGAAAATCGTACAAAATGCACTTGATCAGGCACGTCAAGGACGAACCTGCATCATTATCGCTCATCGTTTGACAACGATTCAAAACGCAGATGTGATTTGTGTAATTCAGAATGGTGTTATCGTGGAAAGTGGAACTCACGAAGAGTTGATGCTGCTTAATAGAATTTACGCCAAGCTGTATACCAAGAATTAA